The following are encoded in a window of Sminthopsis crassicaudata isolate SCR6 chromosome 3, ASM4859323v1, whole genome shotgun sequence genomic DNA:
- the LOC141562453 gene encoding LOW QUALITY PROTEIN: olfactory receptor 51H1-like (The sequence of the model RefSeq protein was modified relative to this genomic sequence to represent the inferred CDS: inserted 1 base in 1 codon) produces the protein MPQEFAAEYAPRASSLLTLPKSATNHSFQHLHFVLTGIPGLEKEYYWMALPLGFIYAIAILGNGIIISTIKSEASLHIPMYYFLCMLALADLGLALGTLPSMLGIFWFDYKIIAFDACLVQMNFIHTFSAIESGVLVAMAFNQVVAIWNPLRYGTILTSGVVCRIGAAILTRAVCVVFPVPFLIKRLPFYHSNILSHSFCLHQDVMGLACACTHVKSLYGLIAVIFTKGSDSLSILLSYAFILSTVLSIASGEGQLKALNTCVSHICALFIFYVPLIGGFVIHLFGKHLCPLTHAFMANAYLLVPLVLNPIVYTMKIKXIRRNIIQIFTWRKITVQV, from the exons atgccccaa GAGTTTGCTGCTGAGTATGCTCCAAGAGCTTCCTCTTTACTGACCCTGCCCAAGTCAGCCACCAATCACTCCTTTCAACACCTCCATTTTGTTCTGACTGGAATCCCTGGACTAGAAAAAGAGTATTATTGGATGGCACTTCCACTGGGTTTCATCTATGCTATTGCCATCTTAGGCAATGGCATCATCATATCTACCATCAAATCTGAAGCATCCCTGCACATCCCCATGTACTACTTCCTGTGTATGCTGGCACTTGCAGACCTGGGCTTGGCTCTCGGTACTTTGCCTTCCATGTTAGGAATCTTCTGGTTTGATTATAAAATTATTGCCTTTGATGCTTGCCTGGTCCAGATGAACTTCATTCACACTTTTTCAGCCATTGAGTCTGGAGTGCTGGTGGCCATGGCCTTTAACCAAGTTGTAGCTATATGGAACCCATTAAGGTATGGCACCATCCTTACCAGTGGGGTAGTTTGTAGAATAGGGGCAGCCATCCTTACAAGGGCAGTCTGTGTGGTCTTTCCTGTACCCTTTCTAATCAAGCGACTCCCTTTCTACCATTCCAATATCCTTTCCCATTCCTTTTGTCTCCACCAGGATGTCATGGGCCTTGCCTGTGCCTGTACCCATGTTAAGAGCCTTTATGGTCTTATTGCTGTTATTTTCACTAAAGGTTCAGATTCACTCTCTATCCTCCTTTCCTATGCATTTATTCTAAGCACAGTATTGTCCATTGCCTCTGGAGAGGGTCAACTAAAAGCACTCAACACTTGCGTTTCCCATATCTGTGCTTTGTTCATCTTCTATGTGCCTCTCATTGGTGGTTTTGTTATTCATCTCTTTGGGAAGCATCTATGTCCTCTGACTCATGCCTTCATGGCCAATGCCTACCTCCTTGTTCCTCTTGTGTTAAACCCCATAGTCTATACTATGAAGATCA GGATCCGTAGGAATATTATCCAAATATTTACCTGGAGAAAGATCACTGTACAGGTTTAG